Proteins from a single region of Allocatelliglobosispora scoriae:
- a CDS encoding endonuclease/exonuclease/phosphatase family protein: MQIKRQWLVRGAGALISTAALVAALLPASPAAAVNVTFKAGSLNIYNGLTQAEFVHDLNLIASKADLIGLNEVGNRKAFLQDWAADNGWWLYSPGSTNQAGEALIAKKSMFDVLDKGSIFVCDTNGPGEVPPARYNNWVKYRHKATGRNVIHLNAHAVAGIDDNGRPENLPRTDCAEKQFQGIKNLAVSKKDEGQVIFSGDLNVDFSADRAYGYAKFPWKVFEANELPNLRSSFNLYGEKGTGTHGSRHIDYIYFWKRVESSQVMWMTGYDIVGGTNSDHNGIVAYFSISM; the protein is encoded by the coding sequence ATGCAGATCAAGAGACAATGGCTGGTACGCGGTGCCGGCGCTCTCATCAGCACGGCAGCACTGGTGGCGGCCCTTCTCCCGGCAAGCCCCGCAGCGGCGGTGAACGTGACCTTCAAGGCCGGTTCGCTGAACATCTACAACGGCCTCACCCAGGCCGAGTTCGTCCACGATCTGAACCTGATCGCGTCGAAGGCAGACCTGATCGGTCTCAACGAGGTCGGCAACCGCAAGGCGTTCCTGCAGGACTGGGCGGCCGACAACGGCTGGTGGCTCTACTCCCCCGGCTCCACCAACCAGGCGGGCGAGGCCCTGATCGCCAAGAAGAGCATGTTCGACGTGCTCGACAAGGGTTCGATCTTCGTCTGCGACACGAACGGTCCGGGTGAGGTGCCGCCCGCCCGCTACAACAACTGGGTGAAATACCGGCACAAGGCGACCGGACGCAACGTCATCCACCTCAACGCGCACGCCGTCGCCGGGATCGACGACAACGGGCGGCCGGAGAACCTGCCGCGGACCGACTGCGCGGAGAAGCAGTTCCAGGGCATCAAGAACCTGGCGGTGAGCAAGAAGGACGAGGGGCAGGTCATCTTCAGCGGCGACCTCAACGTCGACTTCAGCGCCGACCGGGCATACGGGTACGCGAAGTTCCCGTGGAAGGTCTTCGAGGCCAACGAGCTGCCGAACCTGCGCTCCTCCTTCAACCTCTACGGCGAGAAGGGGACCGGCACGCACGGCAGCCGGCACATCGACTACATCTACTTCTGGAAGCGGGTCGAGTCGTCCCAGGTGATGTGGATGACCGGCTACGACATCGTCGGCGGCACCAACTCCGACCACAACGGCATCGTGGCGTACTTCTCGATCTCGATGTGA
- a CDS encoding family 43 glycosylhydrolase, protein MIRSSWRPVCGAAVAIMLGAVLAAQPAVASEPRPLAAPADEAQDFPFPGADTIALHDGSNRYITYGASSGGRKVPYAISGSGDTVGTSPTVVGDAMPGGGGDWVEAGAGIWTPGAFYLVKDGVGRYYLFYTAIHKNDNDRRCIGVASSTSPFSGFRAEPTPIVCPDKGDRWALDADVTTGPEGAIWMTWRDGQRAEGLESALSVMMLKFNTNGTVDRNSDPVVIMRSDALAWAHHQDGGGVTVIENPSALFHNGSWYLFYSGNSWSTNFYSTGIAYCGAKIDDGLCSQLPGPNRAWFSYSGPATHLPDSLRLYGLPGNKRGPGAMDVYRARDGKPWVTWNYLSDEGGRKSRVGRLVITGSGANADFKVAL, encoded by the coding sequence ATGATCCGAAGCTCCTGGCGCCCCGTGTGCGGTGCCGCAGTCGCCATCATGCTCGGTGCGGTCCTCGCAGCACAGCCAGCCGTCGCGTCCGAACCTCGTCCCCTGGCCGCACCGGCCGACGAGGCACAGGACTTCCCCTTCCCCGGGGCCGACACGATCGCCCTGCACGACGGCTCCAACAGGTACATCACCTATGGCGCCAGCTCCGGCGGGCGCAAGGTCCCCTACGCGATCTCCGGCTCCGGCGACACGGTCGGCACCTCCCCGACGGTCGTCGGGGACGCCATGCCCGGCGGGGGTGGCGACTGGGTGGAGGCCGGCGCCGGGATCTGGACGCCGGGCGCGTTCTACCTCGTCAAGGATGGCGTCGGCCGCTATTACCTCTTCTACACGGCGATCCACAAGAACGACAACGACCGCCGGTGCATCGGCGTCGCCTCCTCGACCAGTCCCTTCAGCGGTTTCCGCGCCGAGCCCACCCCCATCGTCTGCCCCGACAAGGGCGACCGCTGGGCGCTGGACGCCGACGTCACCACCGGGCCCGAGGGCGCGATCTGGATGACCTGGCGCGACGGTCAACGCGCGGAGGGCCTGGAGTCGGCACTGTCGGTGATGATGCTGAAGTTCAACACCAACGGCACCGTCGATCGCAACTCCGACCCGGTCGTCATCATGCGCAGCGATGCCCTCGCCTGGGCCCACCATCAGGACGGCGGCGGCGTGACCGTCATCGAGAACCCGAGCGCGCTGTTCCACAACGGCTCCTGGTACCTGTTCTACTCCGGCAACAGCTGGTCGACCAACTTCTACTCGACCGGGATCGCCTACTGCGGTGCGAAGATCGACGACGGCCTGTGCAGCCAGCTGCCCGGCCCGAACCGCGCCTGGTTCTCCTACTCGGGCCCCGCCACGCATCTGCCGGACAGCCTGCGCCTTTACGGCCTGCCCGGCAACAAGCGCGGCCCCGGCGCGATGGATGTCTACCGCGCCCGCGACGGCAAGCCCTGGGTCACCTGGAACTACCTCAGCGACGAGGGCGGACGCAAAAGCAGGGTGGGTCGCCTCGTCATCACCGGGTCGGGCGCGAACGCCGACTTCAAGGTCGCACTCTAA
- a CDS encoding class I SAM-dependent methyltransferase, with the protein MREDPTAKAKRVWDSVAPRYDSSIGFLERIQFAGGREWVCSRATGDVLEVAVGTGRNLPFYPTDVRLTGIELSPAMLDIARRRATELGVPADLRAGDAQALPFADGSFDTVVCALSLCAIPDHGTAIAEMARVLRHGGRLLLLDHIGSRWWPVWALQKLIELVTVRTAGEHMTRRPLPMLAAAGLRVTDAEQLKWGTVERVAAVKI; encoded by the coding sequence ATGAGGGAGGATCCCACGGCGAAGGCCAAGCGGGTGTGGGACTCGGTGGCGCCACGCTACGACAGCAGCATCGGGTTCCTCGAACGCATCCAGTTCGCGGGCGGCCGGGAATGGGTCTGCTCCCGCGCCACCGGTGATGTCCTGGAGGTCGCCGTCGGCACCGGCCGCAACCTGCCGTTCTACCCGACCGACGTGCGGCTGACCGGGATCGAGCTCAGCCCGGCGATGCTCGACATCGCGCGGCGGCGGGCGACCGAGCTCGGCGTACCCGCCGATCTGCGCGCGGGCGACGCGCAGGCGCTGCCGTTCGCCGACGGGTCGTTCGACACGGTGGTCTGCGCGCTGTCGCTCTGCGCGATCCCCGACCACGGCACGGCGATCGCGGAGATGGCGCGGGTGCTGCGCCACGGCGGCCGACTCCTGCTGCTGGACCACATCGGCAGCCGCTGGTGGCCGGTCTGGGCCCTACAGAAGCTGATCGAGCTGGTCACCGTCCGCACGGCCGGGGAGCACATGACCCGGCGTCCGTTGCCGATGCTCGCCGCCGCCGGTCTGCGGGTCACCGACGCCGAGCAGCTCAAGTGGGGCACCGTGGAGCGGGTCGCCGCCGTCAAGATCTGA
- a CDS encoding Tc toxin subunit A-related protein: MSDDRAGLPSELHDLIGGDHPIAAKLRELAGPTDDRVGTLRALAAVAPAEWHRAVVEAGGPPDASTTPEVYADQLADRLAAHFPTDALLARLDGGMPELARLRRLNRDTELLHLDLSSGSADVAALDTAGLDQAEVHAALSGLRAGQRMYAVAETVSGAQRLIAGGFTSALQIARSSPEAIAEQAGLDAVLANDYHLRARETVAGLTATLGGVVELATGGFSEVAANNMPPDLADQLRELPGYRELFGTQSYCDCSPCQSILSPAAYFVDLMSWVDESVTQRYFLGRPQHPLRLSSRRPDLWTTELTCENTNGSTPVLQIVNEVLENYLAVSGGYSGDLADRVAVAAQVYHDLLSSSLESPQQPFVQPMARITAYLRALEVSLAEVTDVLGVPETTATAAELGMAWPQFEIATDPDQDFARLERIYGLSFVPDQVGIIAPIDIQDLVRAVGVDRVLLGELLESRFVSGAGAPVQIVAGKLSPDSVQNDIERVEGLTFDALDHLHRFARLARQVPWTVGELDLLLTHLGVNLGSMTDIMGLVAPLRLRRRLAVSAEETCALTGALPTLPVDDRPSLFDRLFNPAPFVDRGGRYPMDTTTFVHPALRDPGAAAAGMDRERLLAGLGVTDETLLVLLRELAVPLGADPGAVDEADRGFLLTVANLSLLWRHAKLAALLDVPVADLFRLIRLTSLSGGHVADGLDLTQLLTAVDLVRGTGRSLDDIEVISGQAPRDPSAYPDPVVIAARVLAEVTAEEVLTFTDTVFTTLPDVTDEVSRRIVAANPAVIVAAKAPGRLRVAAGADLGVPINIPAGLTTAETGARSVLADHHPERVLASRLAGPLGTSPAAVAELAALAGVTLASPARTAALHGDGPVDSLVALVKALLPLGVLFTGPAFDAEALSFVRAHVDLFDLADVHAVTLDGIRAVTDYAALAEVEAPARYKAVELRTLLAAFDVHSFTFTGANQELLARVLGTEPGLLATLQNAVALTRLAPTALRKLAEAVAFAQRLGVGGDTLNQLISSDYADLQRGADGLLAALRARCPQEQWAERIGPVEESVRSAERDALVDHLLHADFPQFAHARDLYEYFLLDVEAGGCATTSRVVAATNSVQLYVHRILMNLEQDRRDPEDPQRLAIGADAIDPVEWEWRQNYRVWEANRKVFLWPENYLEPDLRDDKTPLFEELESGLLQRPIDEQSVVDAYSGYLAGLEELAGLQLAGSYHDKNALTKTDVLHLFGVSQTDPPVFYHRMVDNAHYGAVKGGRGTLWHPWRKLDLQIGARKVAPLVAAGRLHVFWTEYATKAQNKVVDGNSTFDRYLHTTNVKFSTLRMDGRWTGPQRISLAGTSPFIGDGIVDDLVALPLRVARYSQVTGDAVQNNGPIDSYTLRGFHWDQVYPTATVTGSILLSLFGFQVSKQVDLFTRKLSAVQNAPLTQGRPLIILNAPGGERQLYRSSGLVGYAQSTQLMDRSRLTGVLPPSWTTLTQLEANVDRNRPVLLLGYPGFDIATSVDLVNGSPQDAFITTRGGDLYYLQGSLGGPNQLRRAGTTLGPTLSRTLFTQGLDTLLSLANQKLLKEPTAATTPLNDVDNRIVAGEVDYDGAYGTYFREVFLHIPFLIADHLNSEQRYAAAQSWYHKLFDPTAVDHLPAVMTPEERAQADRDRVWRFLKLRGLTVPTLRAILTQSSAIEAYRRDPFNPHAIARLRPTAMQKALVGKYIDNLLDWADSLFTQFTRESINEALMLYSVAAEILGERPAKLGPCGEDLGMPRTYEYIGGLLGAGSEFLAEVETWLLAQDAPIVPSQPIMAAPLARTAPMAIDAEEETRTLALAADPHAELVDAAVLKLRREPAEEGAKWLAREQAEPLPALAGAGDGLHRADDWRRTRISRWDDSGRGRVVRGLPGQHNGGDFGWSLVRQISPVFSVPRNPELLRHWDRVEDRLYKIRHCQDINGTVRQLALFAPEIDPMALVRATAGGLTLDDVLGAGSGSVPPYRFGYLLERAKAQAAAVQSLGSGLLAALEKKDGEELVQLRAVHERTMLDLAARTRQWEVDAAVTAVSALEQQEAAATYRRDYYRALQAGGLIGEEQLYSDAVQTGATLHASASILDTIAGIAYLVPQLGSPFAMKYGGQEAGNSANAWAMVIRDAAGVADAVAGAAKMSGEFTRRDGEWKHQAQVAQHELGVVQKQLAAARIQQKIAERAQELHQRGIDQAAELYDFYGSKFTSLGLYTHLAGRLQELHRNAYTSAYAMARLAEQAYRFERGADAPAVLAPSYWDSGRAGLLAGERLLVELQALERKFIETDHRRLEIDQSFSLAQLAPLALAQLREQGTCEFTVPEGLFDLFYPGHYRRRIRSVRLTIPAVTGPYVNVSATLTLRQSWLRTKPVVGADPLAFAEVPLQRSVSIATSTARQDGGAFELSFRDERYLPFEGAGAVSRWELTLPTAFRPFDYRTISDAVVHIAYTAEADPGLRTTVETGNKELEGSLRHHLTHHPRGRVFSLRNDFPAELHRLLTSPPGAPVQVAIGPEHLPLLLQGMPLTLTAARVALVPVGTTDLDPVRLKLNNIPLGAPSTQVTVGGRKAVDAKTAVGTAVLNVHTLSVIAPADGGVEADQSTVQDILLYLEYKAV; encoded by the coding sequence ATGAGCGACGACCGGGCCGGTCTTCCCAGCGAACTCCACGACCTGATCGGCGGGGACCACCCGATCGCTGCGAAGCTGCGCGAGCTGGCCGGGCCAACCGACGATCGGGTCGGGACCCTGCGGGCCCTCGCCGCGGTCGCGCCCGCCGAGTGGCACCGCGCGGTGGTCGAGGCAGGCGGCCCGCCGGACGCTTCCACCACCCCCGAGGTGTACGCCGACCAGCTGGCCGACCGCCTCGCCGCGCACTTCCCCACCGACGCCCTGCTGGCGCGCCTCGACGGCGGCATGCCGGAGCTGGCCCGCCTGCGCCGGCTCAACCGCGACACCGAGCTGCTGCACCTGGACCTCTCCTCGGGCAGTGCCGACGTGGCGGCCCTCGACACCGCCGGACTCGACCAGGCGGAGGTCCACGCGGCGCTCTCGGGACTGCGTGCCGGCCAGCGGATGTACGCGGTCGCCGAGACGGTGAGCGGCGCGCAGCGGCTGATCGCGGGCGGCTTCACCAGCGCGCTGCAGATCGCCCGCAGCTCACCGGAGGCGATCGCCGAGCAGGCGGGCCTCGACGCGGTCCTCGCGAACGACTACCACCTGCGGGCCCGGGAGACCGTCGCGGGGCTGACCGCGACGCTCGGCGGCGTGGTGGAGCTGGCGACCGGCGGGTTCAGCGAGGTGGCCGCCAACAACATGCCGCCCGACCTCGCCGACCAGCTCCGCGAGCTGCCCGGTTACCGGGAGCTCTTCGGCACCCAGTCCTACTGCGACTGCAGCCCGTGCCAGTCGATCCTGAGCCCGGCCGCCTACTTCGTGGACCTCATGTCGTGGGTGGACGAGAGTGTCACCCAGCGCTACTTCCTGGGGCGCCCGCAGCACCCGCTGCGCCTGTCGTCCCGCCGCCCGGACCTGTGGACCACCGAACTGACCTGTGAGAACACCAACGGTTCCACGCCGGTGCTGCAGATCGTCAACGAGGTGCTGGAGAACTACCTCGCCGTTTCCGGCGGCTACTCCGGCGACCTCGCCGACCGGGTCGCGGTCGCCGCCCAGGTCTACCACGACCTGCTCAGCTCCTCGCTGGAGTCGCCGCAGCAGCCGTTCGTGCAGCCGATGGCCCGGATCACCGCCTACCTGCGGGCGCTGGAGGTGTCGCTCGCCGAGGTGACCGACGTGCTCGGGGTGCCGGAGACGACGGCGACCGCGGCGGAGCTCGGGATGGCGTGGCCGCAGTTCGAGATCGCCACCGACCCCGACCAGGACTTCGCCCGGCTGGAGCGGATCTACGGCTTGTCGTTCGTCCCCGACCAGGTGGGCATCATCGCCCCGATCGACATCCAGGACCTCGTCCGGGCCGTCGGCGTCGACCGGGTGCTGCTGGGGGAGCTGCTGGAGAGCCGGTTCGTCAGCGGTGCCGGTGCTCCCGTGCAGATCGTCGCGGGGAAGCTCAGCCCCGACAGCGTGCAGAACGACATCGAGCGGGTCGAGGGCCTCACCTTCGACGCGCTGGACCACCTGCACCGCTTCGCCCGCCTGGCCCGGCAGGTGCCGTGGACGGTCGGCGAGCTGGACCTGCTCCTCACCCACCTTGGTGTCAACCTCGGCTCGATGACCGACATCATGGGCCTCGTCGCGCCGCTGCGCCTGCGCCGGCGCCTCGCCGTGAGCGCCGAGGAGACGTGCGCGCTGACCGGGGCGCTGCCGACGCTGCCCGTCGACGACCGGCCCAGCCTCTTCGACCGGCTGTTCAACCCGGCGCCGTTCGTCGACCGGGGCGGACGCTATCCGATGGACACCACCACCTTCGTACACCCGGCGCTGCGTGATCCGGGTGCGGCCGCGGCGGGCATGGACCGGGAGCGGCTGCTCGCCGGGCTCGGCGTGACCGACGAGACGCTGCTGGTGCTGCTGCGGGAGCTGGCGGTGCCGCTCGGCGCCGACCCCGGTGCGGTCGACGAGGCCGATCGCGGGTTCCTGCTGACCGTGGCGAATCTGTCGCTGCTGTGGCGGCACGCGAAGCTCGCCGCGCTGCTCGACGTGCCGGTGGCGGACCTGTTCCGGCTGATCCGGCTCACCTCGCTCAGCGGCGGCCACGTCGCCGACGGCCTGGACCTGACGCAGCTGCTCACCGCCGTCGACCTGGTCCGCGGCACGGGCCGGTCGCTCGACGACATCGAGGTGATCAGCGGGCAGGCGCCCCGGGACCCGAGCGCCTACCCGGATCCGGTGGTGATCGCCGCCCGGGTGCTCGCCGAGGTGACCGCCGAGGAGGTGCTGACCTTCACCGACACCGTCTTCACCACGCTGCCCGACGTCACCGACGAGGTGTCGCGGCGCATCGTCGCGGCGAACCCGGCGGTGATCGTGGCGGCGAAGGCGCCCGGGCGGCTGCGGGTGGCGGCGGGCGCCGACCTCGGCGTTCCCATCAACATCCCGGCCGGTCTGACGACTGCCGAGACCGGCGCGCGGTCGGTTCTCGCCGACCACCACCCGGAGCGGGTGCTCGCGAGCCGGCTCGCCGGGCCGCTGGGCACCTCACCCGCCGCGGTGGCGGAGCTGGCCGCGCTCGCCGGGGTGACGCTCGCGTCGCCGGCCCGGACGGCTGCCCTGCACGGCGACGGGCCGGTGGACTCCCTGGTGGCGCTGGTCAAGGCGCTGCTGCCGCTGGGGGTGCTCTTCACCGGACCGGCGTTCGACGCCGAGGCGCTGTCCTTCGTCCGGGCCCATGTGGACCTCTTCGACCTCGCCGACGTGCACGCGGTGACGCTGGACGGGATCCGCGCGGTCACCGACTACGCAGCGCTCGCCGAGGTCGAGGCGCCCGCCCGCTACAAGGCGGTGGAGCTGCGGACCCTGCTCGCCGCCTTCGACGTGCACTCGTTCACCTTCACGGGCGCCAACCAGGAGCTGCTCGCCCGGGTGCTCGGCACGGAGCCGGGGCTGCTCGCGACCCTGCAGAACGCCGTGGCGCTGACCCGGCTGGCGCCGACGGCGTTGCGCAAGCTCGCCGAGGCGGTGGCGTTCGCGCAGCGGCTCGGTGTCGGCGGCGACACCCTCAACCAGCTCATCAGCTCCGACTACGCCGACCTGCAGCGCGGTGCCGACGGGCTGCTCGCCGCCCTGCGCGCCCGGTGCCCGCAGGAGCAGTGGGCCGAGCGGATCGGGCCGGTCGAGGAGTCGGTCCGCTCGGCGGAGCGCGACGCCCTCGTCGACCACCTGCTGCACGCCGACTTCCCCCAGTTCGCCCACGCTCGCGACCTCTACGAGTATTTCCTCCTCGACGTCGAGGCGGGCGGCTGCGCCACGACCTCGCGGGTGGTCGCCGCGACCAACAGCGTGCAGCTCTACGTGCACCGGATCCTGATGAACCTGGAGCAGGACCGCCGCGACCCCGAGGACCCGCAGCGCCTCGCGATCGGTGCCGACGCGATCGACCCGGTCGAGTGGGAGTGGCGGCAGAACTACCGGGTCTGGGAGGCCAACCGCAAGGTCTTCCTGTGGCCAGAGAACTACCTGGAGCCGGACCTGCGCGACGACAAGACCCCGCTCTTCGAGGAGCTGGAGTCAGGGCTGCTGCAGCGCCCCATCGACGAGCAGAGCGTCGTCGACGCCTACAGCGGCTACCTCGCCGGGCTGGAGGAGCTGGCCGGGTTGCAGCTCGCCGGGTCCTATCACGATAAGAACGCGCTGACCAAGACCGATGTGCTGCACCTGTTCGGGGTGAGCCAGACCGATCCGCCGGTCTTCTACCACCGTATGGTCGACAACGCGCACTACGGCGCGGTCAAGGGCGGTCGCGGCACCCTGTGGCACCCGTGGCGCAAGCTCGACCTGCAGATCGGCGCACGCAAGGTCGCCCCGCTCGTCGCGGCCGGGCGGCTGCACGTCTTCTGGACCGAGTACGCCACCAAGGCGCAGAACAAGGTCGTCGACGGCAACTCCACCTTCGACCGCTACCTGCACACCACCAACGTGAAGTTCTCGACGCTGCGGATGGACGGCCGCTGGACCGGACCGCAGCGGATCTCGCTCGCCGGGACGTCGCCCTTCATCGGCGACGGCATCGTCGACGACCTCGTGGCGCTCCCGCTGCGGGTGGCCCGCTACTCCCAGGTCACCGGCGACGCCGTGCAGAACAACGGACCCATCGACAGCTACACGCTGCGCGGGTTCCACTGGGACCAGGTCTACCCGACGGCGACGGTGACCGGGTCGATCCTGCTGAGCCTCTTCGGGTTCCAGGTCAGCAAGCAGGTCGACCTCTTCACGCGCAAGCTCTCCGCCGTGCAGAACGCGCCGCTGACGCAGGGCCGACCGCTGATCATCCTCAACGCGCCCGGCGGCGAGCGGCAGCTCTACCGGTCCTCCGGCCTGGTCGGCTACGCCCAGTCCACCCAGCTCATGGACCGCAGCCGCCTCACCGGCGTGCTGCCGCCGTCCTGGACGACGCTGACCCAGCTCGAAGCCAACGTCGACCGCAACCGCCCGGTGCTGCTGCTCGGCTACCCCGGCTTCGACATCGCGACGAGCGTCGACCTCGTCAACGGGTCGCCGCAGGACGCGTTCATCACCACCCGGGGCGGCGACCTCTACTACCTCCAGGGTTCGCTGGGCGGACCGAACCAGCTGCGCCGGGCCGGGACGACCCTCGGGCCGACCCTGTCGCGGACGCTGTTCACCCAGGGTCTGGACACGCTGCTGTCGCTGGCGAACCAGAAGCTGCTCAAGGAGCCGACCGCCGCCACGACACCGCTCAACGACGTCGACAACCGGATCGTCGCAGGCGAGGTCGACTACGACGGCGCCTACGGCACCTACTTCCGGGAGGTGTTCCTGCACATCCCGTTCCTCATCGCCGACCACCTCAACAGCGAGCAGCGCTACGCCGCGGCCCAGAGCTGGTACCACAAGCTCTTCGACCCGACCGCCGTCGACCACCTGCCCGCCGTGATGACACCCGAGGAACGGGCGCAGGCCGACCGGGACCGGGTGTGGCGCTTCCTGAAGCTGCGCGGGCTGACGGTGCCGACGCTGCGGGCGATCCTGACCCAGTCGTCCGCGATCGAGGCCTACCGGCGGGACCCGTTCAACCCGCACGCCATCGCCCGGCTGCGGCCCACCGCCATGCAGAAGGCGCTGGTCGGCAAGTACATCGACAATCTGCTCGACTGGGCCGACAGCCTCTTCACCCAGTTCACCCGGGAGTCGATCAACGAGGCGCTGATGCTCTACTCCGTCGCCGCCGAGATCCTCGGCGAGCGTCCCGCGAAGCTCGGACCCTGCGGCGAGGACCTGGGGATGCCGCGGACCTATGAGTACATCGGCGGGCTGCTCGGTGCCGGATCGGAGTTCCTCGCCGAGGTCGAGACGTGGCTGCTCGCACAGGACGCGCCGATCGTCCCCAGCCAGCCGATCATGGCGGCTCCGCTCGCCCGTACCGCACCGATGGCGATCGACGCGGAGGAGGAGACCCGGACCCTCGCCCTGGCCGCCGACCCGCACGCCGAACTCGTCGACGCCGCCGTGCTCAAGCTGCGCCGGGAGCCCGCCGAGGAGGGCGCGAAGTGGCTCGCACGCGAGCAGGCCGAACCGCTCCCCGCACTCGCCGGGGCCGGAGACGGGCTGCACCGGGCCGACGACTGGCGGCGTACCCGGATCAGCCGGTGGGACGACTCCGGTCGCGGCCGGGTCGTCCGGGGGCTGCCGGGGCAGCACAACGGCGGCGACTTCGGGTGGTCCCTGGTCCGCCAGATCAGCCCCGTCTTCAGCGTGCCCCGCAACCCGGAGCTGCTGCGGCACTGGGACCGGGTCGAGGACCGGCTCTACAAGATCCGGCACTGCCAGGACATCAACGGCACCGTGCGGCAGCTCGCCCTCTTCGCCCCCGAGATCGATCCGATGGCACTGGTCCGGGCCACCGCCGGTGGGCTCACCCTCGACGACGTGCTCGGGGCGGGCTCCGGTTCCGTGCCGCCCTACCGCTTCGGCTACCTGCTCGAACGCGCCAAGGCACAGGCCGCCGCCGTCCAGTCCCTCGGATCGGGGCTGCTCGCGGCACTGGAGAAGAAGGACGGGGAGGAGCTCGTCCAGCTCCGCGCCGTGCACGAGCGGACGATGCTGGACCTCGCCGCGCGTACCCGGCAATGGGAAGTCGACGCGGCCGTGACGGCGGTCTCGGCGCTGGAGCAGCAGGAAGCCGCCGCGACCTACCGCCGCGACTACTACCGGGCGCTGCAGGCCGGCGGGCTGATCGGCGAGGAGCAGCTCTACTCCGACGCGGTGCAGACCGGCGCGACCCTGCACGCCTCCGCCTCGATCCTCGACACCATCGCGGGCATCGCCTACCTGGTACCGCAGCTCGGCTCGCCCTTCGCCATGAAGTACGGCGGCCAGGAGGCCGGCAACAGTGCCAACGCCTGGGCCATGGTGATCCGCGACGCCGCCGGGGTCGCCGACGCCGTCGCGGGCGCGGCCAAGATGAGCGGCGAGTTCACCCGCCGCGACGGCGAGTGGAAGCACCAGGCGCAGGTCGCCCAGCACGAGCTCGGCGTCGTGCAGAAGCAGCTCGCCGCCGCCCGGATCCAGCAGAAGATCGCCGAGCGCGCCCAGGAACTCCACCAGCGCGGCATCGACCAGGCCGCCGAGCTCTACGACTTCTACGGCAGCAAGTTCACCTCGCTCGGCCTCTACACCCACCTCGCCGGACGGCTCCAGGAGCTGCACCGCAACGCCTACACCAGCGCTTATGCCATGGCGCGCCTCGCCGAGCAGGCCTACCGCTTCGAGCGCGGCGCCGACGCCCCGGCCGTGCTGGCACCGTCCTACTGGGACAGTGGCCGGGCCGGGCTGCTCGCCGGGGAGCGGCTTCTCGTCGAGCTGCAGGCCCTGGAGCGCAAGTTCATCGAGACCGACCACCGGCGGCTGGAGATCGACCAGTCGTTCTCGCTGGCCCAGCTCGCCCCGCTCGCGCTCGCCCAGCTGCGCGAGCAGGGCACCTGCGAGTTCACCGTCCCCGAGGGCCTGTTCGACCTGTTCTACCCCGGGCACTACCGGCGGCGGATCCGGTCGGTGCGGCTCACGATCCCGGCGGTGACCGGCCCGTATGTCAACGTCAGCGCCACCCTGACCCTGCGGCAGAGCTGGCTGCGCACCAAACCGGTCGTCGGGGCGGACCCGCTCGCCTTCGCCGAGGTGCCGCTGCAGCGCAGCGTCTCCATCGCCACCAGCACCGCCCGGCAGGACGGCGGCGCGTTCGAGCTGTCGTTCCGCGACGAGCGCTACCTGCCCTTCGAGGGTGCGGGCGCGGTCAGCCGGTGGGAGCTGACGCTGCCCACGGCGTTCCGCCCGTTCGACTACCGCACGATCAGCGACGCCGTCGTGCACATCGCCTACACCGCGGAGGCCGACCCCGGTCTGCGTACCACCGTCGAGACCGGCAACAAAGAGCTCGAGGGCAGCCTGCGCCACCACCTCACCCACCACCCCCGGGGCCGGGTCTTCAGCCTGCGCAACGACTTCCCGGCCGAGCTGCACCGCCTCCTCACCAGCCCGCCCGGCGCGCCGGTGCAGGTCGCGATCGGTCCGGAGCACCTGCCGCTGCTGCTGCAGGGGATGCCGCTCACGCTCACCGCGGCCCGGGTCGCGCTCGTGCCGGTCGGCACGACCGACCTCGACCCGGTGCGGCTCAAGCTCAACAACATCCCCCTGGGCGCGCCGTCGACGCAGGTCACGGTCGGGGGGCGCAAGGCCGTCGACGCCAAAACCGCGGTGGGTACGGCGGTACTGAACGTCCACACGCTGTCGGTGATCGCACCGGCCGACGGCGGCGTGGAGGCGGACCAGTCGACGGTCCAGGACATCCTGCTCTACCTGGAGTACAAGGCGGTCTGA